In Augochlora pura isolate Apur16 chromosome 3, APUR_v2.2.1, whole genome shotgun sequence, the sequence AATTCTTGTTCGATCTCTTTTttaggaaaaaataatttaattaaaatatcttcaaacTCTGGTCATTTCGCAAATCAATATATCAGTGATTTCTCACAAATTGCTCGAACAACAACCGGTAGAAAGCAATTATACGTATTAATAAGATAgttgaaatatgttttaaattatagttgtttaactaaatataaaaacctCATAGTATTTATCCCATAAGACCAAGGTGTACGAAATGGtgcgtttattaaatattcacgtTAATGTCATTCTTGATGTACTATTGTAAATACTATTGTATAGGTTTTACGTTGCCTAAGAAAAACTCCTGCTTAACTAAATAAGagtttaaaggaaaaatacagagaattcgaaaatttgtaAGCTttggaagaataaaattgcgaGTGACGTCACGTTCACCATATCTGCTTTTAAAATCTGACAGGCAACGCCACTCGACGCAGCGGTAGAACGCTGAAACTGGTAGATCAGTTTACCGACACTTCATTATGTCGTTTCAGATTGGTGGCGCTGAAAGAACGCTTCGATTCTGAATCATTGGCATATCTTCTCATTCTAACTTTATGAAGAGTTTCTGCCTTTCAATGTTGCTTGTTTGCCGCAATTTGAAGTGTCGTGGTGTGCGACTATTTTGAGTAAAAAATCCAGAATTTCAGGCGAAATTCTCTGATATAACAGGATTAAAGAGGAACTTTCGTAATTCTTAATAATCTTGGTAAGTTTTAATTACATAGGATTTGCgttaaatatgaattgtaCACGAACGCCGAATGATGCCGCTGAAACGGTATTGTGGTTAATGTCCATAAGGCCTCCATTATTTCCTGTCGTAGCATCATTTTTACGGTATTAATCTATGTCTTACATATTTTACTagcttttaaacaatatatggGATGacataaaaaagaaaccgcTGCATCAGTGtctcaaaatttttaatacgtttcGATATATTTGTGTTTATTAACCCTCTCTCAGTCAATTTCAAGTCACCGGTGCTCCGAATTCCGATTATAAGACAGACGCTCAAGTGCAATTCCTTTACGTTTGCCTTCCCTTTTTTCAACTATAACTACCATTAAATACTGTTTTGTGTAAAAACAATCAATTTCATGTGTATagataacataaataaaaataaaaaataacctggtaaaaaattacttcacaCTGGTTTTTTGAGTTCTTGACAAGGATTAAATAACTGaatgttttgtttttatagGTAGACATGGTGCGTGGTGGTCGAGGTGGAATGATaagaggaggacgaggaggtaTGGGACGTGGAATGGGATTTCCTAGGAAACAATTTCTTCCTCGTCTTCCATTTGATTATACCTTATGTGAAGCTGCTTTCCCAAGAGTTAAACCCGCACCTGATGAAAATGACGTtctaatgatatttttaaagaaaagtgGAGACATGTTCCCAACAGCAAAGGAACAGACATCTATTTTAAATCTTGTGACTAAGCTACAAAGTGtacttgataatttaattgttgctCCAGGCAGCTTCGAAGCTTGCGTAGGTATCTTATAATTgtgatatttattctaaatgaatGTTTACTTGAGTAATGATCTGGTTTTACAGCAACTGGAGGAAGTTAGACAAGTAGGAAGCTTCAAGAAAGGAACAATGATCAAAGGTCACAATGTAGCTGATATTGTAGTGATTCTGAAGACATTGCCCACCAAAACAGCAGTGGAAAAGCTTGGTACCAAAGTCAATAATGATCTGAAGGCTATTAATCCAAAGGAAATGTTTAGACTGACTCAAACAGAGCGTGGTTTTGATATCGCTAATAACGAAGCATCGGTTCGTGTATTGATCACCACGTTGCATCAAAATCTACGAAAATTGGAGTCTGATCAGCATCTAGATGTTAAGATATGCCAGGGTCACTTAGCAGCAATAAGACATTCCCGTTGGTTCGAAGAAAATGCTCATCATTCCAGTATCAAACTTCTAATTAGACTACTCAGAGATTTGAGAAGTAGATTTGAGGGTCTGGAACCATTATCCCCTTGGATGTTGGTTTTATTGGCACACAATGCAATCATGAATAATCCTAGTCGACAAGCATTACCAATAAATCAGGCGTACAAGAGGGTACTTCAATTGCTTGCCTCTGGGCTTTTCCTTCCAGGATCTGCTGGTGAGACTCCTTgttgattaattttcataatcatattatattttatgatatattttatgaatcttGATTCAATTCTATTTAGGTATCTCTGACCCATGCGAGGGCGGTAATATTCGAGTGCACACAGCCATGACCCTAGAACAACAGGATCAGGTGTGTCTCACGGCTCAGACACTGTTGCGTGTGTTGGCTCATGGTGGGTGCAGACCTCTTCTCGAAGGCACCAACAAACTCGCCGTGGAAATGAGTGTGTGGCCAGGCGGTGTGGTCGCTAGTCCTTTGGACAAAGCGTACGAACCACCAACGGAGCAGGAACAGCAAGAAGATATGGATGAAAGCAATGAGGAGATGATAACAGAGAGtgcttaatttataatttaaaatagccATAATTATTCCTCGAGCAGTCTTATTATGACACAGACAAAAATTCAACACCATTTCCTACAATGACGGTTTATTCATAAACTTCTTATCTGATACAAAAGATAATGTATTCAGTATTGCATACGAATTTTCTAATTCACGAACTTCCTATCAACAGTAATCTAATTAGTGCAAATGCGTTGATTTCGTGTAATTGTGTATGGTATTGTACGTGATGATAAGAggcctgtgtgtgtgtggcaGTCTTAATCAACTTTATATCTGGAATAAAACCCAAATTACGTCTATATAGAATTCTTACGAAGTACACACCGCGAATATTTCCGACGCCTCAAATCCATTCATGTACAATAATTGAGTAactttcttctaattttttttttttataatatctcaTCGTTGTCTGAGAGTAACAAAGTTATATCAAGCAGCGTGTACGTGCTTGTCGACAGTGCTGGGCACGACAAATAATCAAAGTTTTAAATCATTACAGTCTTGTCTTGATCCTATCGCGAGCAAGGATCGTTTTCCGGAGTTCTGCTGACGCGGGCGCAGTTAACAAACGTGCTGCCGTTGCCGGATCGAACGGGCACCTTGAACAGTTTCCCTTGAGGCATACAAACGCAGACTTTGTATTCGTGGCTAGGATTTTGCAAAAACAACGGCGCGACTGGAATATTATCCACATCAATGGAAATACCGTCAGCAGCGTCTAGAATGATACTACCATTGACGCTCTTTAACAAAATGTCTGTATCTGCGCTCCAAATTATGTCCTTGCTTTCCATAGTGGCGCCTTCAGCGCCATGCATGGAAATCTGATTGTCGGACCTCACGAATAGGCTCTGATTCACGGGCGATGTGATTCTGTGGGTCTCTGCGATCTTCACATCAATGTCCTTGACGCCCGCCGGCAAACTGAAGTTGGGAAAGTCAGTGGTGAAGTAGATAGCGCCGGTTCTAGGGTCTTTGATCTCGAAGGACTCGACCTGAGACCAGGAGGTACCATTCGATAGGATTGTTACTTTTGTACTGGGTTCGTCGTGCACTCTACGGTCATGAACTTTAATTTGGACGCCACCTTCATCGCCCGAAACCTCCATTGGCTCATCTCCATAGCCCTGGCATACCTCCGATTGTAGGCACACCTGTAAATCAACACGTAGTTACCGCATTTCTCTACAATTTATTGTTTGCTCTGACCTGTTGACCTGgtgataattttctatattcttttctGATTATTTTACTTCAGTTCTCTTTATTGAATTGTATTGTCTCTTACGTctgtaattgtattttcagtTTTCCTTCGTAACGTCATGTTCCCATTCCCACAATCTTGCAGTGTTCCGAAGGCAACACAGAAAGAAGTTGGTAACTAACGATAACGAGACGTCAACGAACGAGAACGCAGAGGAAACTACTACTACTTTTCTGTACCTCGCACTATTGTGACCTTATAAGAAAGgctgtatatacatatagaggGAAGACGGTATagttatattaacataattatcatCAGGCAACAGGTCATATAGCTTTCTTTAACTAATGCCAACTGACATTGTCCAAGTCAGTTTTGCCATAAAATTTCACGAGATTCTCGTCAGGTATCACTTCCATTGCCTCCATTCCCTGACTAATTCGCAGAACGGCTATCACAGTGATGTTGAGGAAGAGATTGCAGAGGCCAATTATCGCGAGGACCAGCGTCAACGTCCACAGGCAGTAACGCCGCTTCGTCGGCTTCTCGTTGGAAGCCGACATCGCCATGGAAGAACCGGTCATCGTCCGATTCACGTTCTCAGAACTGAAATCATAGAGTATTCATGATTATCGCCAAAAATAGCCCGCATATAGTTCGTTAAAagattcttaatttttaatcacgcTTGATTTTCACCTTGTTCTGACACTGTTGCAATTGTTCTGCTGGATGTAGCCCTTGATCAGAGGTCCATCGCTGTTCGACAAGTTATCCTCAGCCTTCGATATCGAGCCAGTGTCATTGCCACATGCATCGAGGAGGGCGGACATTGAATTATCGTACTGCGTGTACAGAGAAAATCACGGACAAATCTCCCAAAAATGTCTCCCGTTGATTGTCGAGCTTGTTCTTGTTTATTAAGACACTCTGTATAAAGGATCAGTCTATCATTGTCTAcgtaactaaataataattttctgtctCTAGTGTTTCCATGGGCCtgtggaaataaatataattgtaaacgaTCCGTTATTAGTTTCTCTAGCACGGTACCAGTATTACGATTGATAACGTTATAAATTGTGTAGGGTGTTCGAGTATTCTGGCATTAGTGTTTACGACTTTCGGGAAGTTGTTTGAAACGCGCGGATGACGTTTGTCCGCGGACACTTGGCAGAAATTCTTACCCCGGCCAGGATCGCTGCCGTAATACTGGATGAAAACGAAAATAGAGCGGCGATATTTCGCTCCCGTACGAACGCACGAGCCGTGTCACGAAAACTAGGTGAAATCCGCCGGCCGGCGCTTGCGCGTCCAAGAATCGATGCTTGGGATTTCGGGGGACTacattcgaaattttatacgTGCTCCTCTGTtcatttttactgaaaatcGCAGATTCGGACTGGTTCAGGGATAAATCGTTGTCTCCAGCAACATGTTGTTACACGAAGTGTTAAGATATCAGGAGACAACCTAGTTTATAATTGTAGAGAAAAAAATTAGAAGTTGCATGTATGAGTCACGTATACTGAACGTATTAATTACGCGATGCGTTTACTTGCAATTATGCAAGTCATATTTCCTTGGGGACTGTGATGTTTACtagattctaaaataacaaGTCGTGTggtaaaaatcatataaaacttttattgCATTGATGCTATAGTTCGATAGCATGGTCACGTCTATTATGCTCTAGTCAATGAGCAGGGAGGGATAGAAAGAACGGTGTACcaccgaaaaatatttaacaaagtaTTACAAATCATACTTCTTCGCcgatatctttttaattatcgcgtcACACTAACTCGGGCCAGACTTTCTTCTCAATCCAGGGCACGTAGTGGGATACCCGGGCGTAGACACCAGGAATGACGCTACCACAAAGTCCTCCGAAACTTGTTATCCCAAGAAGGCTGTACATGCAGTTGTAATCCGGGTTCAGGATCACCAAAGGCCCACCACTGTCGCCCTACACAGGAAACGGCAGTAAAACGTTTAGTGAAATCTCGGACATTTGAAGATTGgctcattattaaaataattaaattatttgtttgctATTTTATGAGTTGCCagtattaatgtttaaacggAGGAGCATCTTAGTACGTAGGAAGtgatattcttataaaaatctcAGATAAGAAGCCAGGAAATTCTAATTGTAAGTCTGTAGCAGAGATATCGATCTGGTTTTCCTGTTGCTGATTGGACCATAGATAATCGctgtagaaaaaaaagatattgcTCGACAAAGAAAATTGCTTACATGACAAGTATCTTTTCCAGGTTGGCCGGCGCAGATTTGCCAGCTATCTATTACGCCACGCGGGACTACTCTGTCGTCATGAATACTTCGGTTGCATACATCGTTATTTACCAAATTGATGGTTACTTTCAGCAAGTCGTTCGAGCCGTTCTCATCGCCTGGAAgataaggaaaaataaatagttgagATGAAATCATTTCGACATTTTAAATATGGAACATACCCCAGTCGACCTTGCCCCAACCCGTTGCCGTCGCTACATCCTCATTGGCAGTGTCAGGCGTAAAATATGGCAAACAGATTGGTCTCACCCACGCATCGAAGGTCACAGGCGACTCTAACTTTAACAGCCCAATATCATGGTACATAGAAGGTCTTTTATACTCAGGATGCCTGAACTTGTCGATTATCCTAACTTGCTGAGGTTTCGCCCTGTCGTCGGTCCTTTCGAGATTCATGTCGCCCACCCGCACCCAACTAGCCGGTCCCCTGTCGTAAGTTTGcgaaaatgaatgaataaatgactTGTATGAATTTGACAGTAAGGTAatgtaatgtttatttaatgtgcTAGGATTACAAGCGCCCTATCACACAGAAAATTGAGGGTTTGTTGAAGAACGGATTCGTACCATTCTACGCTGTAGAAGCAATGCGCCGCGCTGAGTACGAATCTTTCGGATATCAAACTGCCCCCGCAGCTGAAAATAACACCATTGGGGCCATCGTATCCTACAGCTGCCATATGCGGAAATTCCTTATCCTCGGCCTTTTTGCCGCCGACGATAAGCTTTTTCGTTTTGATTGCACAAACTGATACATTTACTGTCTCCGAATCCACTGACAATGTCGGCGGTATTACCAGTTGGTACACGGCTCTCGAGTACTCTTCGCATTCTAGTCAAAATCAATACAGAAAGTAGATAGCGTATTGTTTTGATTTAATGATTATTCATTGTGTAGTTGTTCGCAGAAATTTGTCAACGTTCGCTCACTTAATTTCGATACGGCACTGTCGTTCACGGTGAGTGGCTTTACACTTCCGGTCACCACTGTTGTATTTTCGGTGGTTGGAATTACCGGTGGTTGTGTATTGGTCGGACAGCATACCAGTTGTCGGAAACCGACGAACCCGCACACTGCGAGCGGAGGATTTCCCTTCAATAATTCAGTGTAAACCGATGGACACTGCTCAAGATGCTGACATACTCCAGGCCCATTGTTCACGGTACACTTATCACCTGAAGgggtaatttatttttgaatatagcagataaatatagaaagcCTATAAGATCATTTTTAGGTCCAGTACTGTATAATTTCcaaaagttattaatatttgattaaaatcgaaataaattttggaaattttgcTACTCGAAAATTGTCAGATCATGAAGCtaggaaattaattgtttattgtaacataaaccaatatttttcagaaatccGAGGTTaaagatttcgaaaattattattaattgattaagGAGGCACAATATTTGATCGAAAATATAATGGAAAGTAGTTCAAGGTCCATTCTACATTCTCTGATagcaaacatttataaatgattGCCTGATAGtgagttattaattatctttGCATCGAATTAATGGCCTAGCGAGAAACTGCATAAATCTGGCTTTGTCCGATAGTTTCATCCTTATCATGTTTCACAGGGGAATTTGAAGACCGACAAAAAAGTTGATGGCACGAGCGTCGACATTTCTCATTTGCTAGCATAATATACTTATCGCTATGATTAAAAACAATCACAACATGTCTCTCCATGTCGCGCATCATCTTTATCTTCGTCTTAGGCGTGGTAAGGATAGGAAAACTTAGTTCACGAATTCTCCATCGCAAACGGCGCCATGGTCGTGACAGTCGCAATGAGTGATGAcacatttgaatatttaaattcgaaaaatagaaagcgATACAATCGACAGGTAGGTAGGACAATTTATATTCGTGGATTCATAGACtaacattgtcaaaaatattttaaaactcgGCTCTGAATCTTCAACgctcataattaaaattgacgaaTGTCAATACCGGCTGTCAATTTACAATGGTTGATTAAAGAAGATCTTCACGATCTTTTGTAGTAATCTTTTCAATTCGATGTTTTCAGGCTTGGATAatactttgaaaatataaaatattttaagagtTTCACTCtcaaaagaagataaaaaaaatataagatttcTGGGATGACAAAGAATGGAacaaaataaaggaataaaaatatgaactgAACCGgaactgtactatactataaaaaaaaagattaaatatcttttaccTTCGTAACCCTGGCCTTGGATCGACGAAACAGTTAGAAGGAGCAGAAAAAGCGAAGATGCCAGTACTGCCGATAAAGAAGATGACGAAAACGTCATTCTCGTGAATTCTAACGTACTATTTGTGATCTTTCTTGGCCACGATGGCACTGCTTTGAGACTTCTCGGACTTGAAGCTTTTGTATGCCCCACCATTATCTGTTCTCGAGGATCTGCATAAAGAGTGGGAGGAGGAAAATCGGATGCAGGGAAGAACCCGCTGTTTCTTATGTTACCATTCGGTGAACAGGTTTTACTGGTCTATAGGCAAAAAACGAATGTCCAGGATGCAAAGCAGTTGCAATAGTCTGTCAACTAATTGGTTCTATTCAATGAATAGTAACTGTACTTCAGCTAAAACAACTTGAAAAACTGTGACACAATTCATTCAGATCATTTcgtaacatttttgtattaaaaagtatcCTGAACATTAAATCCAtactaaatgaaaatttctgttCTATATTGTACTATTACTTTATCACTTTTAGTACAGAATCCTGTTTGAATGATTTTACAAATACCTATTGCGTTCATAGTAGATCGATAAGTTTAAACGATTTCGAGgaaatataatctttaatcATTGACACATAGTTTGGCTAATTTATTCACTGTTGAATATGTTAGGTCTGAGGTTAGGTAAATAAGGAAAATCGATTTGTTAAAGTATCGCTGACATAGCGTATAAGCGATTCTCCGATTCAAACAATTAGATGATTCAACTACGATTAGCATGTATTTTCCAATCGTCTTGTCTAGAATTCAGCGCCTCGGAGATGCAACCCTCGCAACGTCTACGCAACCTGTCGCACAGGTGGCCTTGCTATCAGGCGACATGCATATTTCAGTTTccttttcgatttattttaaatttcatcgatCAATTACTGTTGCGACAGACGTAActtataatttgtaatgatGTCAATGTTATTACATTCGCTCTGGTTGGAATAGATTATTGATGAGATTGATAGCGTTCGCCTTTGACCCGCGAAAAAATAAATCCGTTAAACCggacatttaattttagattgaTACTGATGTCCAAAAATCAACCTTTTAcggaaaaaacaaaaatcatagTACAATCGGCCGGGTAATGATTCTACAaggaaaaataagtaaaaaacgAGAAATAACACTTTATCGCGTATCGGATGACTTAAATTGCGCTTTTCATTGGTCTTGTTTAGAATTCAGCACTTCGAATATGCAACTCTTTCGCTATCGGCGTAACCAGCCGCAGGGATGGTCTTACTGTCAGTAGAGCCATTTTTCAGacgaatttcaatttactattaaatttcGTTGACTAATTATTCTTGCGACGAATGCAACCTGCAATTTCTAATTGTGTCAATGTTATTGCATTTGCATTGGTTAGAACAGTTTCTTCATGAAATTGATAGTGTTCACCTTTAACCTTTGAAAAGATAAGCCTGCAAATCTCTACACTTAATTTTAGCCTGATACCCATGTGTTCAATGGTCACGTTCGcgaacatttaatttatcaatttgtttttaattatttccattcttTTTCAGTTCGCTTGACATCAATCTATTTAAAGAGCGCTGATCAGGAACCTAAGTCATAACCATGTCTAAGAGATTCGACTTTCAAGAGGACAATTTTGACAGCCGAAGTACCCGCAGACCATAATTCGATTGACCGAAAGGATAAAAGGACGAATAAATGGTACACAAAGTGGTTAACACATCCcacctaaaaatattttattgctaatTAGTCCGTTCATAACATGTttgtatatttacaaattaattacccgagtatgtatacgtatatgaGCATCTTACGTTAAACAGATTAAAATGTAGACGCGTTTCGCTTTTGTACAAGAATGAATACCCGCAGTCgtatcgattattaattaagaaaataggACAatgagagaagaagaagaagaagaagagaaagaaaaaataaaattataacataacaGCAATTGATAATCGATGaatatcgataaaaaatatgatatatatagtAACAATATAAACACGCGGCACTTAGGCTAATGTCGGGCATCGAGCTCTAGGAATAAAAAGAGCATTCTCTACCTAAGAATACTaccgataaaatatattgtaataattataaaacattgttcACGGGGGAATCAATTCTGACGACTTCAAggagattataaaataaaataaaattaaaacaagtaGACGGGCGGGGGGTACGGTCTTGCAAAGCCTAAAAACGTATTTTTCACGAGTAAACTCAACGCTGGACTTGCCGCGGAGGAGAAGAGTTTCGTGTAAAACCGATCGCCTAGCGAAAAAACGATTAATTACTAGGAGAGGAAGACAGTGTCCCATATTCTGTTTCCATTACAGACTGCGGTCGCGCGAGCATTTTCACGTTGGCCGTCGCGACGGACGTTTATCTACGCGTGAACatatacagaattaattaaacaatacatAAACGTTCTCTAAATGGATGGACCCGACGAAAGCGGTCGTGCGGCCGCAGTCATGACAAAACGAACGCTAGTTTTTAACGAAACTCAATCCCACAACTTATAATGATACTATATACAGTCCGTGTACCTGCGTTAAGTTATCAGTCTTGCGGCTCtcaagaagaaaaattgtataaccaAGGGTATAAACGATACAGCGACGTCGCGGTGAATCCAGCGGAACCATAAACACTGATTTTTGAGCCCGTGTCAATTATAGTCTTGCTGCTTAGAGCCCCTGCGTCTTGAGTatttcaatgtatttttaataaacggtaaaaaaaatgaagctAATTCAGAATTAGATCGCTTCGAACACAAACTGGCATCATTGTCACTCCTTTTAAACAATGTCATGACACCGTTCGTTGACCAGACCCAAATAATCCGGGATCCGCAAGATTCACAGTCTCGCCGCGTCGTTCGCAATGCGCATGTCTCTGTTTCTGTTAGTACACTGATCGAGGCGATAGGAAAGCTAATTCGAGCTTTTAACTAAATTACGGACACCCGGGCTTCTTCCACTCGCTGACGCACCTAATTCACGTTTCGATTGGCTCGCGACGACCAGTGGAAGGTATCTAGGAACTGTGAAGCGCGCTCGATCGGAGGTTCACACGACCGATCGATGATTAATGGATCGCATTGCATCGCTTCCACCGATTGTACAGTCAGCGTCGTTTTCGTTTACAGGAGCTGGATCAAATAAATCAGGAATCATCCGCGCGATTAATAGAGACAGGAAACTAAGCCGCGTTCCCACTTTGAGACGGTTTATATTGGCTCTGCCCAGCATTCGCGGAGCTCCTCCCCATTACCTATTACGCATACAAGGAACATTCGAGTGACGTCTCGCAAGATTCATACAaacgcaattaattaaaacgcacCACACTAGACACAATCGaccgtaaataaataacttatcCGAGCACGAACACATACAACTTGCCCGCGGAGCAAAAAGTGCTGGCGGGGGCGCGACTCTTTCAAAAAAAATGACTACGATGCCTCTGAATAAAccagaatatataaattacacggATAAAATAGACACTTCTAGATCAGACAAATAAATCACTCGTTTCTATGTACATTCTGGTCGaagacgatttttctttacaacTTTACAGGATTCTCGGGCAGCTCGATTTATTGAGAGGCACTTTGGCAACGTCGCTCGAGTGGTAACGCGGCTTAATATCGGTCGAGAACTTCGGTTTTGCCACCTTTTCTTTATCCAACCGGTGTTCCAACGATTCTGGATAACGTACACGTTCTTTACTGTTTAGCAGAATACTATGTTCTCTACCATATATTAATACGTTCGCAGGAAAAGGTGGCAGCCTGCTGGCGAGTACCTACGAACCAATGACGGACTGGCTCGTCGAACTCGTTTTTTTCGCTTTGTTTGTTACTGCTTTAACatatgtacatttatataatatatatattatatcgcgTTCGTTTTATATTGGGTGTTCTCGAATTCAATCTtacgttcgataaatattcttcCTCAACTAGATATCACTCCGTTCATTTGACTGAATTCCAtatgcacacacacacagagataGAAATATTCTATTGTTTCCTACGCGATTATCAGGTGGATcgtgttttaattgtttggCGTTCGTCTAATGATTCAAGGATCATCGAACGATCGGATATGCGAGACCATTAGACCGAGGATCTTTgcgcatttttttttaaatttctttaagcTATTTAGAACACGCAAGCCTTATTTTCGTTGCAACCTTATTAtgacgaaatt encodes:
- the LOC144468055 gene encoding interleukin enhancer-binding factor 2 homolog, giving the protein MVRGGRGGMIRGGRGGMGRGMGFPRKQFLPRLPFDYTLCEAAFPRVKPAPDENDVLMIFLKKSGDMFPTAKEQTSILNLVTKLQSVLDNLIVAPGSFEACQLEEVRQVGSFKKGTMIKGHNVADIVVILKTLPTKTAVEKLGTKVNNDLKAINPKEMFRLTQTERGFDIANNEASVRVLITTLHQNLRKLESDQHLDVKICQGHLAAIRHSRWFEENAHHSSIKLLIRLLRDLRSRFEGLEPLSPWMLVLLAHNAIMNNPSRQALPINQAYKRVLQLLASGLFLPGSAGISDPCEGGNIRVHTAMTLEQQDQVCLTAQTLLRVLAHGGCRPLLEGTNKLAVEMSVWPGGVVASPLDKAYEPPTEQEQQEDMDESNEEMITESA
- the Scgbeta gene encoding sarcoglycan beta, whose translation is MSALLDACGNDTGSISKAEDNLSNSDGPLIKGYIQQNNCNSVRTSSENVNRTMTGSSMAMSASNEKPTKRRYCLWTLTLVLAIIGLCNLFLNITVIAVLRISQGMEAMEVIPDENLVKFYGKTDLDNVCLQSEVCQGYGDEPMEVSGDEGGVQIKVHDRRVHDEPSTKVTILSNGTSWSQVESFEIKDPRTGAIYFTTDFPNFSLPAGVKDIDVKIAETHRITSPVNQSLFVRSDNQISMHGAEGATMESKDIIWSADTDILLKSVNGSIILDAADGISIDVDNIPVAPLFLQNPSHEYKVCVCMPQGKLFKVPVRSGNGSTFVNCARVSRTPENDPCSR
- the LOC144468100 gene encoding venom protease-like, coding for MTFSSSSLSAVLASSLFLLLLTVSSIQGQGYEGDKCTVNNGPGVCQHLEQCPSVYTELLKGNPPLAVCGFVGFRQLVCCPTNTQPPVIPTTENTTVVTGSVKPLTVNDSAVSKLKCEEYSRAVYQLVIPPTLSVDSETVNVSVCAIKTKKLIVGGKKAEDKEFPHMAAVGYDGPNGVIFSCGGSLISERFVLSAAHCFYSVEWGPASWVRVGDMNLERTDDRAKPQQVRIIDKFRHPEYKRPSMYHDIGLLKLESPVTFDAWVRPICLPYFTPDTANEDVATATGWGKVDWGDENGSNDLLKVTINLVNNDVCNRSIHDDRVVPRGVIDSWQICAGQPGKDTCHGDSGGPLVILNPDYNCMYSLLGITSFGGLCGSVIPGVYARVSHYVPWIEKKVWPELV